A window of the Physeter macrocephalus isolate SW-GA chromosome 7, ASM283717v5, whole genome shotgun sequence genome harbors these coding sequences:
- the RCHY1 gene encoding RING finger and CHY zinc finger domain-containing protein 1 isoform X2 yields the protein MAASAREDGARGQAQGRRGCEHYDRGCLLKAPCCDKLYSCRLCHDSNEDHLLDRFKVKEVQCINCEKIQRAQQTCEECSTLFGEYYCSMCHLFDKDKKQYHCENCGICRIGPKEDFFHCLKCNLCLTINLQGKHKCIENVSRQNCPICLEDIHTSRIVAHVLPCGHLLHRTCYEEMLKEGYRCPLCMHSALDMTRYWRQLDDEVAQTPMPSEYQNMTVDS from the exons atggCGGCCTCGGCGCGGGAAGACGGCGCCCGCGGGCAAGCGCAAGGGCGGCGGGGCTGCGAGCACTATGACAGAGGATGTCTCTTGAAG GCACCATGCTGTGACAAGCTTTATTCTTGCCGGTTGTGTCATGATAGCAATGAAGATCATCTGCTAGATCGCTTTAAAGTAAAGGAAGTGCAGTGCATAAACTGTGAAAAAATCCAACGT GCACAACAGACTTGTGAAGAATGTAGCACATTGTTTGGAGAATATTATTGCAGTATGTGCCATCTGTTTGACAAAGACAAGAAACAGTATCATTGTGAAAACTGTGGAATTTGTAG GATTGGTCCAAAGGAAGATTTTTTCCACTGTCTGAAATGTAACTTATGCCTCACAATAAATCTCCAAGGAAAGCATAAG TGTATTGAAAATGTTTCCCGGCAGAATTGTCCAATATGTTTGGAG gACATTCACACATCCCGTATTGTTGCTCATGTCTTGCCATGTGGACATCTTTTACACAG AACGTGTTATGAAGAAATGTTGAAAGA AGGCTACAGATGTCCATTATGTATGCACTCTGCTTTAGATATGACTAGGTACTGGAGACAGCTGGATGATGAGGTAGCACAGACTCCTATGCCATCAGAATATCAGAACATGACTGTGGAT
- the THAP6 gene encoding THAP domain-containing protein 6 isoform X1 gives MVKCCSAIGCASRCLPNSKLKGLTFHVFPTDENVKRKWVLAMKRLDVNAVDIWEPKKGDVLCSRHFKKTDFDRSAPNIKLKPGVIPSIFDSPSHSQGKREKLHCRKNFTLKALPVTNHNHQLVGASSCIEEFQSQFIFEHSYSVMDSPKELKHKLDQVISELEDTKKSLRNVLGRERRLQKSLRKTIRELKDECLISQETANRLEAFCWGWCQESIEQDYFMK, from the exons ATGGTGAAATGTTGCTCGGCCATTGGATGTGCTTCTCGCTGTTTACCAAATTCCAAGCTAAAAGGACTGACATTTCACGT ATTCCCCACAGATGAAAACGTCAAAAGAAAATGGGTGTTAGCAATGAAAAGACTTGATGTGAATGCTGTAGACATTTGGGAGCCTAAAAAAGGAGATGTGTTGTGTTCAAGGCACTTTAAGAAGACAGATTTTGACAGAAGTGCTCCAAATATTAAACTGAAACCTGGAGTCATACCTTCTATCTTTGATTCCCCATCTCACTCACAG gggaaaagagaaaagcttcATTGTAGGAAAAACTTCACCCTCAAAGCCCTTCCAGTCACAAACCACAATCACCAGCTTGTTGGTGCTTCCTCGTGTATCGAAGAATTCCAGTCCCAGTTcattttt GAACATAGCTACAGTGTGATGGACAGTCCAAAGGAACTTAAGCATAAATTAGATCAAGTGATCAGCGAGCTAGAGGATACCAAGAAAAGTCTGCGGAATGTTTTAGGCCGAGAAAGACGTTTACAAAAATCATTGAGGAAGACAATCAGGGAATTAAAGGATGAATGTCTCATCAGCCAAGAAACAGCAAATAGACTGGAAGCTTTCTGTTGGGGGTGGTGTCAGGAGAGCATAGAACAAGACTATTTCATGAAATAA
- the THAP6 gene encoding THAP domain-containing protein 6 isoform X3, which produces MKRLDVNAVDIWEPKKGDVLCSRHFKKTDFDRSAPNIKLKPGVIPSIFDSPSHSQGKREKLHCRKNFTLKALPVTNHNHQLVGASSCIEEFQSQFIFEHSYSVMDSPKELKHKLDQVISELEDTKKSLRNVLGRERRLQKSLRKTIRELKDECLISQETANRLEAFCWGWCQESIEQDYFMK; this is translated from the exons ATGAAAAGACTTGATGTGAATGCTGTAGACATTTGGGAGCCTAAAAAAGGAGATGTGTTGTGTTCAAGGCACTTTAAGAAGACAGATTTTGACAGAAGTGCTCCAAATATTAAACTGAAACCTGGAGTCATACCTTCTATCTTTGATTCCCCATCTCACTCACAG gggaaaagagaaaagcttcATTGTAGGAAAAACTTCACCCTCAAAGCCCTTCCAGTCACAAACCACAATCACCAGCTTGTTGGTGCTTCCTCGTGTATCGAAGAATTCCAGTCCCAGTTcattttt GAACATAGCTACAGTGTGATGGACAGTCCAAAGGAACTTAAGCATAAATTAGATCAAGTGATCAGCGAGCTAGAGGATACCAAGAAAAGTCTGCGGAATGTTTTAGGCCGAGAAAGACGTTTACAAAAATCATTGAGGAAGACAATCAGGGAATTAAAGGATGAATGTCTCATCAGCCAAGAAACAGCAAATAGACTGGAAGCTTTCTGTTGGGGGTGGTGTCAGGAGAGCATAGAACAAGACTATTTCATGAAATAA
- the RCHY1 gene encoding RING finger and CHY zinc finger domain-containing protein 1 isoform X3, producing the protein MAASAREDGARGQAQGRRGCEHYDRGCLLKAPCCDKLYSCRLCHDSNEDHLLDRFKVKEVQCINCEKIQRAQQTCEECSTLFGEYYCSMCHLFDKDKKQYHCENCGICRIGPKEDFFHCLKCNLCLTINLQGKHKCIENVSRQNCPICLEDIHTSRIVAHVLPCGHLLHRTCYEEMLKEGYRCPLCMHSALDMTRYWRQLDDEVAQTPMPSEYQNMTVDILCNDCNGKSTVQFHILGMKCNICESYNTAQSGGCRVSVDQQ; encoded by the exons atggCGGCCTCGGCGCGGGAAGACGGCGCCCGCGGGCAAGCGCAAGGGCGGCGGGGCTGCGAGCACTATGACAGAGGATGTCTCTTGAAG GCACCATGCTGTGACAAGCTTTATTCTTGCCGGTTGTGTCATGATAGCAATGAAGATCATCTGCTAGATCGCTTTAAAGTAAAGGAAGTGCAGTGCATAAACTGTGAAAAAATCCAACGT GCACAACAGACTTGTGAAGAATGTAGCACATTGTTTGGAGAATATTATTGCAGTATGTGCCATCTGTTTGACAAAGACAAGAAACAGTATCATTGTGAAAACTGTGGAATTTGTAG GATTGGTCCAAAGGAAGATTTTTTCCACTGTCTGAAATGTAACTTATGCCTCACAATAAATCTCCAAGGAAAGCATAAG TGTATTGAAAATGTTTCCCGGCAGAATTGTCCAATATGTTTGGAG gACATTCACACATCCCGTATTGTTGCTCATGTCTTGCCATGTGGACATCTTTTACACAG AACGTGTTATGAAGAAATGTTGAAAGA AGGCTACAGATGTCCATTATGTATGCACTCTGCTTTAGATATGACTAGGTACTGGAGACAGCTGGATGATGAGGTAGCACAGACTCCTATGCCATCAGAATATCAGAACATGACTGTGGAT ATTCTCTGCAATGATTGCAATGGAAAATCTACAGTCCAGTTCCATATATTAGGCATGAAATGTAATATTTGTGAGTCCTACAATACTGCTCAGTCTGGAGGATGTAGAGTTTCAGTAGATCAGCAATGA
- the RCHY1 gene encoding RING finger and CHY zinc finger domain-containing protein 1 isoform X1, translating into MAASAREDGARGQAQGRRGCEHYDRGCLLKAQQTCEECSTLFGEYYCSMCHLFDKDKKQYHCENCGICRIGPKEDFFHCLKCNLCLTINLQGKHKCIENVSRQNCPICLEDIHTSRIVAHVLPCGHLLHRTCYEEMLKEGYRCPLCMHSALDMTRYWRQLDDEVAQTPMPSEYQNMTVDILCNDCNGKSTVQFHILGMKCNICESYNTAQSGGCRVSVDQQ; encoded by the exons atggCGGCCTCGGCGCGGGAAGACGGCGCCCGCGGGCAAGCGCAAGGGCGGCGGGGCTGCGAGCACTATGACAGAGGATGTCTCTTGAAG GCACAACAGACTTGTGAAGAATGTAGCACATTGTTTGGAGAATATTATTGCAGTATGTGCCATCTGTTTGACAAAGACAAGAAACAGTATCATTGTGAAAACTGTGGAATTTGTAG GATTGGTCCAAAGGAAGATTTTTTCCACTGTCTGAAATGTAACTTATGCCTCACAATAAATCTCCAAGGAAAGCATAAG TGTATTGAAAATGTTTCCCGGCAGAATTGTCCAATATGTTTGGAG gACATTCACACATCCCGTATTGTTGCTCATGTCTTGCCATGTGGACATCTTTTACACAG AACGTGTTATGAAGAAATGTTGAAAGA AGGCTACAGATGTCCATTATGTATGCACTCTGCTTTAGATATGACTAGGTACTGGAGACAGCTGGATGATGAGGTAGCACAGACTCCTATGCCATCAGAATATCAGAACATGACTGTGGAT ATTCTCTGCAATGATTGCAATGGAAAATCTACAGTCCAGTTCCATATATTAGGCATGAAATGTAATATTTGTGAGTCCTACAATACTGCTCAGTCTGGAGGATGTAGAGTTTCAGTAGATCAGCAATGA
- the THAP6 gene encoding THAP domain-containing protein 6 isoform X2, with protein MISCYLKHTGRYRERFPTDENVKRKWVLAMKRLDVNAVDIWEPKKGDVLCSRHFKKTDFDRSAPNIKLKPGVIPSIFDSPSHSQGKREKLHCRKNFTLKALPVTNHNHQLVGASSCIEEFQSQFIFEHSYSVMDSPKELKHKLDQVISELEDTKKSLRNVLGRERRLQKSLRKTIRELKDECLISQETANRLEAFCWGWCQESIEQDYFMK; from the exons ATGATTTCATGTTACCTAAAACATACTGGAAGGTACCGGGAAAG ATTCCCCACAGATGAAAACGTCAAAAGAAAATGGGTGTTAGCAATGAAAAGACTTGATGTGAATGCTGTAGACATTTGGGAGCCTAAAAAAGGAGATGTGTTGTGTTCAAGGCACTTTAAGAAGACAGATTTTGACAGAAGTGCTCCAAATATTAAACTGAAACCTGGAGTCATACCTTCTATCTTTGATTCCCCATCTCACTCACAG gggaaaagagaaaagcttcATTGTAGGAAAAACTTCACCCTCAAAGCCCTTCCAGTCACAAACCACAATCACCAGCTTGTTGGTGCTTCCTCGTGTATCGAAGAATTCCAGTCCCAGTTcattttt GAACATAGCTACAGTGTGATGGACAGTCCAAAGGAACTTAAGCATAAATTAGATCAAGTGATCAGCGAGCTAGAGGATACCAAGAAAAGTCTGCGGAATGTTTTAGGCCGAGAAAGACGTTTACAAAAATCATTGAGGAAGACAATCAGGGAATTAAAGGATGAATGTCTCATCAGCCAAGAAACAGCAAATAGACTGGAAGCTTTCTGTTGGGGGTGGTGTCAGGAGAGCATAGAACAAGACTATTTCATGAAATAA